The proteins below come from a single Rosa rugosa chromosome 2, drRosRugo1.1, whole genome shotgun sequence genomic window:
- the LOC133731856 gene encoding uncharacterized protein LOC133731856: METITLVPNKPVFEKLEELHLLGVSCLKELCVGELPVGSLCNLKLFKVEYCHDLVKTLLPSNFWQRLHNMEKLICEDMNQMEYVFGSKGMESEDIILIKLREMILWNLENLIGICNGPAPNAVFHSLKSLAVYGCKKLKHLFTYDIAHCLLHLEDLSVTQCSSLDRVIEPSKETVNKKMVFPELKNLALSYLPQLTRFCSSESATIECPSLEHLHVQDCPHFTTSISDFHSGNRFIQVNDLRHLRMSKDLNNINLAGQHTMDILESLPHNVRKRLEFMREIESQRDELEAKFFKEKAELEAKYQKLYQTLYSRRYLIVNGVVETEGVAPETTTDHENKTAKERGVPDFWLNALKNNAVLAEEITECDEGALKYRRDIKCFKIHNSKGFKIEFDFDTNPFFKNSVLTKTYIVWTQNEHFGLTRHVLEKLSQCQWLKLYIVDKLEIYI; this comes from the exons ATGGAAACAATAACACTGGTGCCGAATAAACCTGTGTTTGAGAAGTTGGAAGAGTTGCATCTCCTTGGTGTGAGTTGCCTGAAGGAATTATGTGTTGGTGAATTACCCGTTGGGTCTCTATGCAATCTCAAGTTATTCAAGGTGGAATATTGCCATGACTTGGTAAAGACACTCTTACCATCAAATTTTTGGCAGAGACTACACAATATGGAAAAACTAATTTGTGAAGATATGAATCAAATGGAGTATGTTTTTGGATCCAAGGGGATGGAGTCAGAAGATATTATCTTGATAAAATTGAGAGAGATGATATTGTGGAATCTAGAGAATCTAATAGGCATATGCAATGGTCCTGCTCCAAATGCAGTCTTCCATAGTCTTAAAAGTTTGGCAGTATATGGGTGCAAGAAACTGAAACATCTGTTCACATACGATATAGCTCATTGTCTTTTGCATTTGGAAGATCTTTCGGTGACTCAGTGTTCTAGCTTGGACAGGGTTATCGAACCTAGCAAGGAAACAGTCAACAAGAAGATGGTTTTTCCTGAATTGAAAAACTTAGCTTTGTCATATCTTCCACAGCTCACAAGGTTCTGCAGTAGTGAAAGTGCTACCATTGAGTGCCCTTCATTGGAACACTTGCATGTGCAGGACTGCCCCCATTTTACAACCTCTATTTCTGACTTCCACAGCGGGAATCGATTCATCCAAGTCAATGATCTACGACATTTGAG GATGAGCAAAGACTTAAATAACATCAATTTAGCTGGCCAGCACACCATGGACATCCTTGAGAGCCTACCTCATAATGTCAGAAAGCGGCTTGAGTTCATGAGAGAAATTGAGAGTCAACGTGATGAATTAGAGGCCAAGTTTTTCAAGGAGAAAGCTGAACTTGAAGCCAAGTATCAGAAATTATATCAGACTCTCTACAGCAGGCGATACTTGATTGTGAATGGTGTTGTTGAAACTGAAGGAGTTGCCCCTGAAACAACAACAGATCATGAGAACAAAACTGCAAAAGAGAGAGGAGTGCCTGATTTCTGGCTGAATGCATTGAAGAACAATGCAGTGCTAGCCGAGGAGATTACCGAGTGTGATGAAGGAGCTCTTAAATATCGTAGAGACATCAAGTGTTTTAAGATACATAATTCCAAGGGGTTCAAGATTGAGTTCGACTTTGACACCAATCCATTTTTCAAAAACTCTGTTTTGACAAAGACATacattgtttggacccaaaatgaacattttggcctgacaaggcatgtgttggagaaattgagccaatgtcagtggctcaagctatatattgtcgacaagctcgaaatatatatttag
- the LOC133731854 gene encoding probable disease resistance protein At4g27220: MASSTQTASSSHPSSSAPRRKYDVFLSFRGEDTRRTIVPFLYRELQNREIETFMDDTGLSRGTSIAPTLLTAIQESRSAIVVLSPNYAYSRWCLDELTMIIQCMEYKSTTVIPIFYDVVPSDVRHQKGSFARAFTKHQEGLAQDDDYPYKLNQWRVALTKVAGLSGLESNKYRSDLELVEDIVETVCSKLRPLDVEWALSSTGDFVAFEATRQAMDKVMRALQDDEITAIGVFGTGGVGKTSMVKHVGAQARKIGLFNHVVMAVVSQTPNLRNIQGTLADLLGLKLQEETAIGRAARIVEKILRRYKILIILDDIWERIDLSSIGIPSHDELQKCSSKIIFTTRRSNVCHTMESQENIPLQVLSKEDAWNLFVKKARKRFHESKNLYDVGRIVARECAGLPVALVAVARALGDKDLDDWTEAARRLKVAQPANYEDDGAVFRCIKLSYDYLRPDDDNIAKSFFLLCCLFPEDFDIEIEDLLVYAIGKGILQDAHTIQEARAKAHSVVNYLKASSLLLDGAYPGFVKMHDVIRDVAISISSSEDGPRFLVKAGCELRDWPAINIAHEGYSAISLMRNEIHELPKTLVCSKLQILLLQSNSINEIPNPFFQSPNELRVLDLSETSISCLPSSSSLLTNLQALYLDECNRIVDISMLGKLKNLQILSMKNLDIINRGGTRQKALPKEIGRLTKLKMLDVTGACFETVPSNVVSNLNGLEELYMKCDFSDWGSRIVERSSLFSSVFGTAKNASFDELTSLSRLNSLKVHISDVECLPRKVRFNPNWVNFDICISRKDFMKQSYYGRFFERKLTVKLNPRQRLFRYVTLNTSTESLPEWFIKVVTVKAEILEYIGYSGLKDIRLEHDLGGLHALKCLAVIECHNVSGMLMNQERRVVNKPVFESLEELYLEGVHGLRCLCYCKLTPGSLCNLKLLNVRNCLELEGALLQSNLLQRLQNLEILHCEYTEDARETKLEYVFGFGWMGTEQIFLPKLREITLCYFMNLRSICYDCPPNGFFRNLSSLAIRGCRRVEYLFTRNVAQSLLQLELLWVEDCSDLVTVIDPQGKTVIDYLDFPKLKEIYLNSLPCLVWIFNRHNRVVCPSLEHLYVYSCPELSNLAASDFQSKNHVQVNNEGHFAIIFERLFHRQFNPEEFPQFFSKKERDFSIGS; this comes from the exons ATGGCCTCAAGCACCCAAACAGCATCCTCATCTCATCCTTCATCATCTGCTCCTCGGAGGAAGTACGATGTTTTTCTGAGTTTCCGGGGTGAAGATACTCGCAGGACTATTGTCCCCTTTTTATACCGGGAATTGCAAAACAGAGAAATTGAAACATTCATGGATGACACAGGGCTTAGCAGAGGGACGTCTATTGCTCCGACTCTGCTAACAGCAATCCAAGAATCCAGGTCAGCGATTGTTGTTCTCTCACCAAACTATGCGTATTCTAGATGGTGTTTGGACGAATTGACAATGATCATTCAGTGCATGGAATATAAGAGCACAACAGTCATCCCAATCTTTTATGATGTGGTTCCCTCTGATGTGCGACATCAGAAAGGGAGTTTTGCAAGAGCCTTCACTAAGCACCAAGAAGGGCTTGCGCAAGACGATGACTACCCATATAAGTTGAACCAGTGGAGAGTTGCTTTAACAAAAGTTGCCGGTCTCTCTGGCTTGGAATCAAACAAATATAG ATCTGACTTGGAACTTGTCGAAGACATTGTGGAAACCGTTTGTAGTAAATTACGACCTCTTGATGTTGAGTGGGCATTGTCGTCTACCGGAGATTTTGTAGCATTTGAAGCAACAAGACAAGCCATGGACAAGGTAATGAGGGCCCTTCAAGATGATGAGATCACTGCTATTGGGGTCTTTGGTACGGGAGGCGTTGGCAAGACAAGTATGGTGAAACATGTCGGTGCACAAGCCCGGAAAATTGGGCTTTTTAATCATGTGGTTATGGCTGTCGTATCCCAAACACCTAATTTGAGAAATATTCAAGGCACACTGGCTGATCTGCTGGGCTTAAAGTTGCAGGAGGAGACAGCTATTGGAAGAGCCGCTAGAATAGTGGAGAAGATATTAAGAAGATATAAGATCCTTATAATCTTGGACGACATTTGGGAGAGAATAGATTTGTCTAGCATTGGAATACCGAGCCATGATGAGCTTCAAAAGTGCAGTTCCAAAATTATATTCACCACAAGGAGATCGAATGTTTGCCATACCATGGAGAGCCAAGAAaacattcctctccaagtcttATCAAAAGAAGATGCTTGGAACCTATTTGTGAAGAAAGCAAGAAAGCGTTTTCATGAGTCAAAAAACTTGTATGATGTAGGGCGGATAGTAGCAAGAGAATGTGCTGGTCTCCCAGTTGCATTGGTAGCAGTTGCCAGGGCACTTGGAGATAAAGATTTAGATGATTGGACGGAAGCAGCTCGACGACTAAAGGTTGCTCAACCTGCCAACTATGAAGATGATGGAGCTGTGTTCAGATGTATAAAGTTAAGCTATGATTACTTGAGACCTGATGATGACAACATTGCCAAGTCATTCTTCTTGCTTTGCTGTCTATTCCCTGAAGATTTTGATATCGAGATCGAAGACTTGTTGGTGTATGCAATTGGGAAAGGAATACTTCAAGATGCCCACACAATACAAGAAGCCAGAGCCAAAGCCCATTCGGTGGTCAATTACCTGAAAGCTTCTAGCTTGCTTTTGGACGGTGCATACCCCGGATTCGTGAAGATGCATGATGTCATTCGAGATGTGGCCATATCAATTTCATCATCGGAAGATGGCCCACGGTTTTTGGTTAAAGCTGGTTGTGAATTAAGGGATTGGCCAGCGATTAATATTGCACATGAAGGCTACTCTGCAATCTCGCTAATGAGGAATGAAATTCACGAGCTTCCCAAAACGTTGGTATGTTCAAAACTCCAGATTTTATTACTACAGAGCAATAGTATAAATGAGATTCCAAACCCTTTCTTTCAAAGTCCCAATGAATTGAGGGTCTTAGATCTCAGCGAGACTAGTATTTCGTGTCTACCCTCATCATCAAGTCTTCTAACCAACCTCCAAGCTTTGTATTTAGATGAATGCAATAGAATAGTTGATATATCCATGCTCGGAAAACTGAAGAACCTTCAGATTCTTAGTATGAAGAACCTTGACATTATTAATAGGGGAGGAACTCGTCAGAAAGCGTTGCCGAAAGAAATAGGACGCTTAACCAAGCTTAAGATGTTGGATGTTACGGGTGCATGTTTTGAAACAGTTCCATCTAATGTGGTATCAAACTTGAATGGATTAGAAGAATTGTACATGAAATGTGACTTTTCTGACTGGGGCAGCAGAATAGTTGAGCGCAGCAGtttattttcttctgtttttggcACTGCCAAGAATGCTAGCTTTGATGAGTTAACAAGCTTATCACGCTTAAACAGTTTGAAAGTTCACATATCTGATGTAGAATGCTTGCCCCGAAAAGTTAGATTCAATCCCAATTGGGTCAACTTTGATATATGTATCAGCAGAAAAGATTTTATGAAACAGTCCTACTACGGACGCTTTTTCGAGAGGAAACTAACTGTCAAGTTGAATCCACGTCAACGTCTCTTTCGGTATGTGACTCTAAACACAAGCACGGAGAGTTTACCAGAATGGTTTATCAAGGTGGTGACAGTGAAAGCAGAGATACTGGAGTACATAGGGTACAGTGGCTTAAAGGACATTCGTTTGGAACACGACCTTGGGGGATTACATGCGCTGAAGTGTCTTGCTGTAATTGAGTGCCATAATGTGAGTGGAATGTTGATGAACCAAGAAAGAAGGGTTGTAAATAAACCTGTGTTTGAGAGCTTGGAAGAGTTGTATCTAGAAGGGGTCCATGGCCTGCGGTGCTTATGTTATTGTAAGTTGACACCTGGGTCTCTGTGCAATCTTAAGTTGTTAAATGTGAGAAATTGCCTGGAATTGGAGGGTGCACTTTTACAGTCAAATTTGTTGCAAAGGCTACAAAATCTGGAAATACTACATTGTGAGTACACGGAGGATGCGAGAGAAACCAAATTGGaatatgtgtttggatttggatGGATGGGAACAGAACAAATTTTCTTACCAAAGTTGAGAGAGATAACATTATGTTATTTTATGAACCTAAGAAGCATATGCTATGATTGTCCTCCCAATGGATTCTTCCGTAATCTTAGCAGTTTGGCAATTCGTGGCTGCCGCAGAGTGGAATATTTGTTCACGCGCAATGTAGCTCAATCTCTTTTGCAATTGGAACTCCTTTGGGTGGAGGATTGCTCTGACTTGGTAACAGTTATTGACCCACAGGGGAAAACAGTAATCGACTACCTAGATTTTCCAAAATTGAAGGAAATATATTTGAATAGTCTTCCATGTCTCGTATGGATCTTCAACAGACACaatagggttgtgtgcccttcATTAGAACACTTGTACGTGTACAGTTGCCCCGAACTTTCAAACCTTGCTGCTTCTGACTTCCAAAGCAAGAACCACGTCCAAGTCAATAATGAAGGACATTTTGCGATTATATTTGAAAG
- the LOC133730419 gene encoding nucleosome assembly protein 1;2-like, giving the protein MIDEDEPNSTAGTEIEWYPAKYLTQKIVKKKHKKGSKNSKLLTKTKNCKSFFNFFSPPQVSKDDEVIDEVAAEELKNQKKQDYDVGSTICYKIIPHAVSWFTGEAF; this is encoded by the coding sequence ATGATTGATGAAGATGAACCAAACAGCACAGCAGGGACGGAGATTGAATGGTATCCAGCAAAATACCTGACACAGAAGATTGTTAAGAAGAAGCATAAGAAGGGATCAAAGAATTCTAAGCTTCTGACTAAAACTAAAAATTGTAAAagtttcttcaatttcttcagtCCACCTCAAGTATCCAAGGACGATGAAGTTATTGATGAAGTTGCTGCCGAGGAACTCAAAAACCAGAAGAAACAAGACTATGATGTTGGGTCAACCATATGTTATAAGATCATCCCACATGCAGTTTCGTGGTTTACTGGAGAAGCATTTTAG
- the LOC133731855 gene encoding disease resistance protein At4g27190-like — protein sequence MTLSFLFCSSRSRSKPLSNASASASHPLPVRPDPQLLEDSESTQPKDNLVRFHFLKQPKPWITYTSSSKTAWKHDVFLSFRGEDTRHGFVSHLYDELESTGRIKTFKDDQGLQAGMSISPSLLRAIEQSKLAIVVLSPNYASSPWCLDELTHIFQFMEGRDRILPIFYHVDPADVRHQRGSFATAFTNYERKSRQSEEKLYQWRAALKQVADISGWNTKNFGSESELVKRIAKDVSSKTTLEVQQRPVEIDITIPSTREFRIFESTRQAMDELIKALIDDEVTIAGVYGMGGVGKTTMVRNVALQARKNGLFDHVIVAVVSQDPNFRRSQQQLAEQLDLRLEGTESETADRLKERIMEGKRILIILDDIWESIDLSLIGIPNPDELKRRNSKVLITTRRLDVCRSMKSQASFLLSILSKEDSWKLFVDCSRISFDESTNIYRARAIVRECGGLPVALKAIARALQDKDMAEWNIAVQQLRASQIASLDDQGPAFKCIKLSYDYLRSDDAKSFFLLCSLFPEDYDIPIKDLFKYAIGNGLLREAATIQEARDRANSVIKYLKASSLLLDSPKEGCVKMHDVVRDTAKSIPRYEDDHGFCVKAGCGLKEFRGTTGHGDCSAISLMMNDIDRLPEELVCPKLQILLLQNNVHIDEIPETFF from the exons ATGACTCTgtctttccttttttgttcttctCGTTCTCGATCAAAGCCTTTGAGCAATGCAAGTGCTTCTGCATCTCATCCCTTACCTGTTAGACCAGATCCTCAGCTCTTGGAAGATTCTGAATCAACGCAACCTAAGGATAATCTAGTACGCTTCCATTTCTTGAAGCAACCCAAGCCATGGATCACCTACACAAGCAGTT CTAAAACAGCCTGGAAGCATGATGTGTTTTTGAGCTTTAGGGGTGAAGACACCCGCCATGGTTTCGTATCTCATTTATACGATGAATTGGAAAGCACCGGAAGAATTAAAACATTCAAGGATGACCAAGGGCTGCAAGCAGGGATGTCAATTTCTCCAAGTCTCCTCAGGGCGATTGAACAATCAAAGCTGGCAATTGTTGTTTTGTCGCCAAACTACGCTTCTTCTCCATGGTGTTTGGATGAGCTTACACATATATTTCAATTCATGGAAGGCAGAGACAGAATTCTGCCAATTTTTTATCATGTGGATCCAGCTGATGTACGACATCAAAGGGGGAGTTTTGCAACAGCTTTCACTAATTATGAAAGAAAGTCTAGGCAAAGCGAAGAAAAGTTGTATCAGTGGAGAGCTGCCTTAAAACAAGTGGCCGATATATCTGGGTGGAATACAAAGAACTTTGG GTCCGAGAGTGAGCTTGTCAAACGCATTGCGAAAGATGTCAGCAGTAAAACAACACTTGAAGTTCAACAACGGCCCGTCGAAATTGATATTACCATCCCGTCCACCCGAGAGTTTAGAATATTTGAATCAACAAGACAGGCCATGGATGAGCTGATTAAGGCGCTGATAGATGATGAGGTCACCATCGCTGGGGTTTATGGCATGGGAGGTGTTGGCAAGACAACCATGGTGAGAAATGTTGCTCTACAAGCACGAAAAAATGGGCTCTTTGATCATGTGATTGTGGCTGTCGTATCCCAAGACCCCAACTTTAGAAGGAGTCAACAGCAATTGGCAGAGCAGCTCGACTTGAGATTGGAGGGGACGGAATCTGAAACAGCCGATAGATTGAAGGAGAGGATAATGGAAGGAAAGAGGATCCTTATAATCTTGGACGACATTTGGGAAAGCATAGACTTGTCACTTATAGGAATTCCCAACCCCGATGAGCTTAAGCGACGCAACTCTAAAGTCCTAATCACCACAAGAAGATTGGATGTTTGCCGCTCCATGAAGAGCCAAGCAAGTTTTCTTCTCAGTATATTATCTAAAGAAGATTCTTGGAAACTTTTTGTGGATTGTTCGAGAATATCTTTTGATGAATCTACCAATATCTATCGAGCGAGGGCGATAGTTAGAGAATGTGGTGGTCTGCCCGTTGCATTGAAAGCAATTGCACGGGCACTTCAAGATAAAGACATGGCTGAATGGAATATAGCAGTTCAACAATTGAGGGCATCTCAAATTGCCAGTCTTGATGATCAGGGTCCTGCGTTCAAATGTATAAAGTTAAGCTATGACTACTTGAGATCTGATGATGCCAAATCATTCTTCTTGCTTTGCTCCCTATTCCCAGAAGACTATGATATCCCTATCAAAGACTTGTTCAAGTATGCTATCGGGAACGGATTGCTTCGAGAAGCCGCCACAATCCAAGAAGCCAGAGATAGAGCAAATTCGGTGATCAAGTACCTCAAAGCTTCCAGCTTACTTTTGGACAGTCCAAAGGAGGGATGCGTAAAGATGCATGATGTTGTTCGGGATACAGCCAAGTCAATTCCAAGGTATGAGGATGATCATGGATTTTGCGTAAAAGCTGGTTGTGGATTAAAGGAGTTTCGAGGGACCACTGGGCATGGAGACTGCTCTGCCATCTCACTAATGATGAATGATATTGATCGGCTTCCTGAAGAGTTGGTATGTCCAAAACTCCAGATTTTGTTACTACAAAACAATGTTCATATAGATGAGATCCCAGAAACTTTTTTTTGA